In the genome of Nocardioides palaemonis, the window CCTGCAGCAGGCCGTAGAACGTCAGCGCCGCCTTGCGCGGTGACAACCCGACGGCGAACCAGTCGTGCACCTTGGCGTCGGCAGTCGTGTACGGCGCGTGGCCGAAGCCGACGATCGAGGGTCCCCACACCCGCGCCTCGGCACCGGTCGTACGCGTGATCAGCTCGATCGCAGCGCGGGCGTCCTCGCGCCGGCGCTCGTCGGCGGTGGCGGAGAGGACGTCGTCGACGGAGGTCTGATCGGTCATCGCCCCATCATCGACCATCCGCCGGGCCCGTGCTGGTCGAGGAGGTCGCGCAGCGACCGTCACGAGACCCCCGAGGGTGGTCGTCCGGCTGTCCGGGTCTCGTGACAGGACTTCGTCCTTCCTCGACCAGCGGGGGTGCGGGCCGTCGTCCTTCCTCGACCAGCGGGGGTGCAGGCCGTCGTCCTTCCTCGACCAGCGAGAAGCTAGCCGCTGAGGGCCAGGCGCAGCGCGATCGCCAGCATCACGAGCCCGACGAGGACGTCGAGGACCTGCCAGGCGCGAGCGCTGGCCAGGCGGGGCGCGGCGAGGCGGGCGCCGTAGGCCAGGCCGGCGAACCACAGCAGGCTCGCGACGCACGCACCGAGGGCGAACCACCAGCGTCCCGGGTCACCGTGGGTGCCGGCGACGGACCCGAGGAGGAGGACGGTGTCGAGGTAGACGTGCGGGTTGAGCCACGTCAGCGCGACCGCCCGTGCGAGCACCCCGCGGCGCGACTCGACCACGCCGTCCCCGACCGCAAGCGCCTCCGGACGCCGGGCCCGGAGGAGGGACAGCACGCCGTACGCCGTCAGGAACGCGACGCCCAGCCACCGCACCACCTCGACCGCCCACGCGGCGCGGTCGAGCAGCACCCCGATGCCCGCGACGCCGGCGACGATGAGCACCACGTCGGAGAGCGCGCACACCGCGACGACCAGTCCGACGTGGCTGCGGCGCAGGCCCTGGCGCAGCACGAACGCGTTCTGCGCACCGATCGCGACGATGAGCGACAGGCCGGTCAGCAGCCCGGCGACGACGTCTCCCACGGGCCCAATCTAGGGCCGGCGACCCTGACGGATGTCAGGGACGACTAGGGGCGATATCCCATGGCAGGCCGCTTCGGAGGGCTGGGACACTTCCCCCATGACTGAGCAGCCCCGGGAGGGCGTGGCGACCGAGGTCGCCGCGAGCGCACGTGACCTGGTGAAGACCTACGGCAAGGGGGAGGCGGAGGTACGCGCCCTGGACGGCGTGAGCGTCGACCTGATGCGCGGCGAGTTCACCGCCGTGATGGGCCCGTCGGGGTCCGGCAAGTCCACCCTGATGCACTGCCTGGCGGCGCTCGACACCCCCAGCGGGGGCGAGGCGGTCGTCGACGGCACGGAGCTCGGGCGGCTCAAGGACAAGGACCTCACCACGCTGCGCCGCGAGCGCATCGGGTTCGTCTTCCAGTCCTTCAACCTGGTGCCGACGCTCAGCGCGGAGGAGAACATCCTGCTGCCGCTGAGCCTCGCCGGCCGCAAGCCCGACCGCGCGTGGTTCGACCAGGTCGTCGACGCCGTCGACCTGCGCCCGCGGCTCGGCCACCGGCCGAGCGAGATGTCCGGCGGCCAGCAGCAGCGCGTCGCCTGCGCCCGCGCGCTGGTCAGCAAGCCGTCGATCGTCTTCGCCGACGAGCCCACCGGCAACCTCGACTCCACCAGCAGCGCCCAGGTGCTCGGGTTCCTGCGCCGCAGCGTCGACGAGTTCGGCCAGACCGTCGTCATGGTGACCCACGACCCGGTCGCGGCGTCGTACACCGACCGCGTGCTGTTCCTCGCCGACGGGAAGATCGTCGACGAGCTGCGCGAGCCCGACCGCGACCAGATCCTCGAGAAGATGGGCCGCCTGCAGGACGCCGCTGCGCAGAAGGCGGCCGGCTGATGCTCCGCCTGACCTGGCGCAACCTGGTCGCCCGCAAGGTGCGGCTGCTGATGAGCACGCTCGCGATCGTGCTCGGCATCGGCTTCCTCGCCGGCGTGATGACCTTCAGCACCGGCCTCAACGCCACCTTCGACAACATCGTCAAGGGCTCCACGCCCGACGCGCAGGTGCGCCCCGCCGGCGACGTGCAGGGCGCCAACGCCGGCGTCGGCACCACCGCGCTGGTGACGCCGGCCGACGTCGACAAGCTGGCCGCGCTGCCCGAGGTCGCCCAGGCGGAGGGCTCGGTCGACGGTCTCGGCTCGTTCCTGCTCGGCAAGGACGACAAGCTGGTCGGAGGCCAGGGCGCCCCGACGCTGGCGTTCAACTACGCGGCCGGCGAGAACATGCAGGGCGAGCCGATCCTCGAGCTCAACCAGGGCGGGTGGCCCGAGAAGCCGGGCGAGGTCACCATCGACACCTCGTCGGCCGAGCGCGGCGGCTACGAGGTCGGTGACACCGTCACGATGATCGTGCCGACCGGCGAGCCGCGACGCACCTTCACCCTCGTCGGCACGGCCGACTTCAACGGCGGCGGCACCGCCGGCGCCACCCTCGTCCTGATGGACACCAAGGAGGCGCAGGAGATCTTCCTCGACGGCCAGGACGGCTTCACCAGCGTCTCCCTGACCGCCAAGGACGGCGTCTCGCAGACCGAGCTGGTCGACGCGGCCAAGGCCGTCACGCCGGAGGGCTTCACCGCCGTCACCGGCGACAAGGTGGTCAAGGAGACCCAGGACCAGATCGGTCAGTTCCTCGACGTCATCTCGATCTTCCTCACGACCTTTGCGGTGATCGCGATCGTCGTCGGCGCGTTCATCATCTTCAACACCTTCTCGATCCTCGTCTCCCAGCGGGTGCGCGAGTCGGCGCTGCTGCGCGCGCTCGGCGCGAGCCGCCGGCAGGTCACCCGCTCGGTGCTCGTCGAGGCGTTCCTCATGTCGGTGGTCGGCGCGACCCTCGGGCTGCTGCTCGGGCTCGGGCTCTCGCGGGGGCTGGCCGGGCTCTTCCGCTCGTTCGGCCTCGACATCTCCGGCGACGTGCTGACGCTGACCCCGTTCACCATCGTCTCGGGCTACGTCGTCGGCATCGTGGTCACCATGGTCGCGGCCTTCGTCCCCGCCCGCCGGGCGGCGAAGGTCCCGCCGGTCGCGGCGATGCGCGACGACCTCGTCGTGCAGGAGAAGGGCATGGGGCGCCGCCTCGTTCTCGGCACGATCGCGATGGTGGTCGGCGCCGCCCTGGTCGCGGCCGGCCTGGTCGGCGCCCCCGGCACCGACGCGATCTGGATCGGCGCGGGCGCGGTGATCTGGGTGGTCACCACCGCCGTCCTCGCGCCGGTGGTCGGCAAGCCGGTGCTGCTGCTGTGCCGCGGCCTGTTCGGCCGGGTCTTCGGCACCGCCGGCCGCCTCGCCGGCGAGAACGCGCTGCGCAACCCGCGGCGTACGGGTGCGACCGCCTCCGCGCTGATGATCGGCCTCGCCGTCGTCTCCGCCGTCGGCGTCCTCGCCTCGTCGCTGAGCGCCACCCAGGACAAGATCGTCGACGACCAGTTCACCAGCGACTTCCTCGTCCAGCTGCCGACGTTCCAGGGCTTCCCGACGCAGTACGGCGACCAGATGGAGCAGGTCGACGGCGTCGCGGTCGTCTCGCGCCAGCAGGGCGTACCGGTGAGCGTCGAGGTCGACGGCAAGCCCGACCAGGCCTTCGCCAACGGCGTCGACGCCGCCTTCACCGACGTCTACACCCTGAAGATGGAGTCCGGGACCGACGAGCTCAGCGGCGACCAGGTGCTGCTCAGCCAGGGCCGCTCGGAGAGCCTTAAGGCCACCACCGGCGACACGGTTGACGTCGAGTTCCCCGGCGGGAAGACCATCCCGCTCGAGGTCGCGGGCGTCTTCGAGGACACCCCGGTCACCAGCGGCATCACGGTGCCGTTCTCGGTGCTGGAGGAGGCGGGCGTGAAGCGCAGCGACTCGACGCTGAGCATCAACGTCGCCGACGGCGCCGACGTCGGCGCGGTCAAGCAGGACCTCGAGGACGTGGTCAAGGACCTGCCGATCCTGTCGGTGCAGGACAAGCAGGAGTTCAAGGAGCTGATCAGCGGCCAGGTC includes:
- a CDS encoding DUF1801 domain-containing protein; translated protein: MTDQTSVDDVLSATADERRREDARAAIELITRTTGAEARVWGPSIVGFGHAPYTTADAKVHDWFAVGLSPRKAALTFYGLLQEGPDELLDRLGPHTTGKGCLYVKRLDAVDTSVLGELVARAWRDKHVGD
- a CDS encoding LysE/ArgO family amino acid transporter yields the protein MGDVVAGLLTGLSLIVAIGAQNAFVLRQGLRRSHVGLVVAVCALSDVVLIVAGVAGIGVLLDRAAWAVEVVRWLGVAFLTAYGVLSLLRARRPEALAVGDGVVESRRGVLARAVALTWLNPHVYLDTVLLLGSVAGTHGDPGRWWFALGACVASLLWFAGLAYGARLAAPRLASARAWQVLDVLVGLVMLAIALRLALSG
- a CDS encoding ABC transporter ATP-binding protein, with product MTEQPREGVATEVAASARDLVKTYGKGEAEVRALDGVSVDLMRGEFTAVMGPSGSGKSTLMHCLAALDTPSGGEAVVDGTELGRLKDKDLTTLRRERIGFVFQSFNLVPTLSAEENILLPLSLAGRKPDRAWFDQVVDAVDLRPRLGHRPSEMSGGQQQRVACARALVSKPSIVFADEPTGNLDSTSSAQVLGFLRRSVDEFGQTVVMVTHDPVAASYTDRVLFLADGKIVDELREPDRDQILEKMGRLQDAAAQKAAG
- a CDS encoding ABC transporter permease, with protein sequence MLRLTWRNLVARKVRLLMSTLAIVLGIGFLAGVMTFSTGLNATFDNIVKGSTPDAQVRPAGDVQGANAGVGTTALVTPADVDKLAALPEVAQAEGSVDGLGSFLLGKDDKLVGGQGAPTLAFNYAAGENMQGEPILELNQGGWPEKPGEVTIDTSSAERGGYEVGDTVTMIVPTGEPRRTFTLVGTADFNGGGTAGATLVLMDTKEAQEIFLDGQDGFTSVSLTAKDGVSQTELVDAAKAVTPEGFTAVTGDKVVKETQDQIGQFLDVISIFLTTFAVIAIVVGAFIIFNTFSILVSQRVRESALLRALGASRRQVTRSVLVEAFLMSVVGATLGLLLGLGLSRGLAGLFRSFGLDISGDVLTLTPFTIVSGYVVGIVVTMVAAFVPARRAAKVPPVAAMRDDLVVQEKGMGRRLVLGTIAMVVGAALVAAGLVGAPGTDAIWIGAGAVIWVVTTAVLAPVVGKPVLLLCRGLFGRVFGTAGRLAGENALRNPRRTGATASALMIGLAVVSAVGVLASSLSATQDKIVDDQFTSDFLVQLPTFQGFPTQYGDQMEQVDGVAVVSRQQGVPVSVEVDGKPDQAFANGVDAAFTDVYTLKMESGTDELSGDQVLLSQGRSESLKATTGDTVDVEFPGGKTIPLEVAGVFEDTPVTSGITVPFSVLEEAGVKRSDSTLSINVADGADVGAVKQDLEDVVKDLPILSVQDKQEFKELISGQVNQLLYVIYGLLALAVVIAVIGIVNTLGLSVLERTREIGLLRAVGLSRRRLRRMITLESVSIALLGAVLGMVLGLVIGVVLRESLKDDLTELSLPITSLLVFLVVAVIFGVLAAVVPAIRASRMKVLDAIASE